The DNA sequence tgtaaataacaaaaaagacaTAGTTCTCCCCACGTCTCGTATGTTAGGACTTCAACTTCCCGCTTTGAATGtttgtttcttgtttctttgtttctctATCTCTATCCTAAGACACATTCCCTTACCcgaaaacaaaacaaactttTCCCACAAACTTTCTTCAACGCATATCCTTGAACTGAAACCCTCAATTTTAATCAAAATCTATAGCGGAAAAACAATTTTTATCCACCAAAAAATTCAACAGAATCTCAAGGACGCGCTTTGAAGCTCTATTGCTTTAGCATGCATTGCTTCACGTTCGTTGGGTTGGTGTTTCACCTTACATACCTTCTAAcgttataaacaaaataaaatatatatataaaaaaaagggttCATACGTTTGCTCAACTCCATCATCAAATTTTGGCATTCGCGTTTTTCCTAGGATCTAGCTAGGGGCATTCCCTAATTTAATTACCTTGGTGTGTTCTTCAACAAGCAACAAACAAATTTGGAAGCTAATTATTAATAAGGACCTCTTTGACAAGGCTTGTTCTTTTGTCTTCATGAAGAGAGTTGTTGGAGAGGGATTTTTTCAAGCTCAATGAGATGAATTGGAAGTTACACGTTTGTGAATTTGGAAGGAGCAATGAAGTTTACAAGACCTGTTTATGCtgttttttttgtctttcttcTTTGTGCCTTGGCCAAAATCGGCTTTGAAGGGAAACTGTGGAAACCCCAAGAGTTTTATGCAGATCATGGTGTTGTAATTAAGGTATTTATGTTTTAGCATTTTTCTCTATCTTTCCATTTTTCtcctttatttatttcttttctttatggaaaaataaatgtCATGTTTGTGATCAATATTATGAAGAAATATAGGATGAGATATTATGAACTGTCTTATTCTTTTGTAAGTTAAAATGTCATGCTAGCATTTGTGATGTTTGAAGCATAAATGGTTTAGTCCTCACAGATTCACTGAGGTTCTTGAAGACCTTAATCTAAGATCAACTCAAATATTGTGATGTTTCAATTGTTGGTTAATGCAGGAAGAGCAGGAGTGGATACATTGCAGGAAGGAATTGATAGAGAGGAACAATGATATTAAGGACTATGACTTGGAAATAAAAACAAACTTATTAGATTGCATTACAAGGACACATCCTCCAACTCATGATTCAGAAGAGAAGGAGCATGATCATGTGTCAGTGTCACAGTTTTATTCCGAAGACAATCGCGGTAGATACTTGCTTGACAAGTTACCTCAGAGTGAGAGGAAACTACCAAGACCTGTTCCTGTTCCATCACCCAAAAAACTGCGTGTCAAGAAGAAGTTTGCCAACTCGCTTCCGCCTCAAGGGATAACACTAAGTGCCATTTCTCCTTCTCCAAATTCTCCACCTATAGACTTTTATGTGCTATTTCCACCACCACCAGATTCACCtccccctcctcctcctcctcaagTTGATGAGGAGGATAATAGCAAACGAAAGATACCAATTATCATTGGTTCGGTTGTATCAGGAATAATAATCATAGTAGGCATGCTCTTATGCTATCGTGAGATCAGGAAAAGCAGAAAAGTCTACAAAGATGACAGGCCTTTAACTGTATTAGGCTCAAGTGATGTGTCTGGTACAATTTCTGTGCTGCATTTTCTAATCAAGTAGTATATGATATatgatgatgaattgatgatagtAAAACAATTCATGGTTGCTTCAATCAatgtttgtttttcttctttcaggTTCAAAGAAGTCTATTGCTTTGGGAAATTCTAATACCAATGAAAATGGTATAATCTATGCAAAGAACCCTTCTATTGTTGGGAATGTTATCACTAGTCCGGAAGATAACAATGCCTCATTGGGTATGGGTGTTGGTGCGGGTTTGGGTTTGGGTGTGGCTGCAGGTGAGGCCTCATCATCAGAAAGCAAGGAACAAGTTCCATTAGGTgctgctccagaaggattagCCCCTGAGCCGGCAGGGCCACCACCCCCACCACCTCCACCCCCTGCTGCTGCGCCTCGCCCCCCACCGGCTCCAAAAGCACCTGTTAGGCCTCCACCTGCCCCTCCTGTTAAAATCCTTTCACGGGCACGTCTTAGTAATGTAGAAGAGGATTCTGCAGATGCTCCGAAAGCGAAACTAAAGCCATTTTTCTGGGATAAGGTTGCTGCATCTCCTGATCAAGCAATGGTCTGGCATGAGATCAGAGCAGGGTCATTCCAGTAAGAACATTTTTAAGTCATCTCAAAATCAGGATTTATCATAGATGAGGAAGTAAAATTGTATTAACTTTTTTTGCTGATCTTGATGACAAATTAACAGGTTCAATGAACAGAAAATCGAGTCTTTATTTGGCTGCAACAACCCCAATAGAAAAGAGTCACCATCACAAGAACCTTCATTACAGTTAATTCAGATTATTGATCCTAAGAAAGCACAGAATTTATCAATTCTTTTACGTGCTTTGAATGTGACTACAGAAGAAGTTGTTGATGCCCTTAGAGAAGGTGACTCACTCTCTAGTCTTTATTTATCATCATATTATGTTCATTTCAACTTTTAGTGCTCATGATATAGCAAGAGTTAGTGCTTTCCGTGTTAGAACATTCTGTAATCTGTTGGTTGAATCAGGTAGCGAGATTCCTGTTGAGCTGATCCAAACATTAATAAAGATGGCGCCAACAACAGATGAGGAACTGAAGCTGAGGTTATTTGATGGAAACATTGCTCAACTTGGCCCTGCAGAGCGGTTTCTCAAGGTCTTAGTTGACATTCCACTCGCTTTCCGGCGTCTCGAGTCTCTACAACTCATGCTCACTCTTCCAGAAGAGGTCTCAAGCATCAAGGAGTGCTTTTCAACATTAGAGGTAACTAAACTATGATTCAAGCagtattttgaatttgattacCATATATAGTTATAAGTGCTAACATAGATGTTCTGTGACTAACAGGTTTCATGTGATAAACTAAGAAAAAGTAGGCTCTTCCTTAAACTACTAGAAGCAGTTCTCAAGACAGGAAACAGATTGAATGATGGAACATATCGTGGCGGCGCTCAAGCCTTCAAGCTTGACACACTTTTGAAGCTTTCGGATGTAAAAGGAACCGATGGAAAGACAACACTTCTACACTTTGTGGTTCAGGAGATCATACGTTCTGAGGGAGTAAGAGCTTTGAGAACAGAGAGAGCGAGGCAGAGCAATTCTAGTGTCGGAACAGAGGATTCTGTTGATGATTCCATTGGCCAAGAATCAGAAGAACACTACCGAAGACTTGGCCTTAAAGTAGTTTCAGGCCTAAGCAGTGAACTTGAAGATGTTAAAAGGGCGGCGATTATAGACGGCGATGCTCTAACGGCTGCAGTGTGGAAACTTGATCGGTTACTCAGCAAAAGTGAGGAGTTATTGAACAATGATTTGAAGAGCATAGATGAAGACAGCAACTTCAAGCGTTCCCTTGAAAATTTTGTGGACAAATCAAAAGCTCAAGTGTCATGGCTGTCTGAGGAAGAGAAGAGGATCATGGCTGAAGTGAAGGCTACAGCAGATTACTTCCATGGACAAGCAGGGAAAGATGAAGGTTTGAGATTGTTTGTAATTGTTCGTGATTTCTTGGTAATGTTGGACACAGTATGCAAAGAGGTGCAGTTAACAACACAGAAGCCAATGAAGATCTCTCATAAGAAAGAGGCTTCAAATTTGTCGTCGCCACCAGTATCTCCGAATACTCAGCAGCAGTCTCCTTCTGATCTGCATAGAAGACTGTTTCCGGCCATAGCAGCGCGCAGGATCCATTGCTCTAGTTCAGATGAGGATGAGGACGAGAAAGAGGATGATAATTAGATTAAGAGGTTATTATTACCTTGATAGCTTTTCTAGCAAGTTTTATGCATATGCAAGAAGATAAAGCCCCGCCAATGAGTTATAGCTCAAATAGCATAGTCTTTTCATACTCATTTCAGAGGTTGTGGGTTCGAGTCTCCttatctttggtaaaaaaaaaaaaaagaagatgtgGAAGATGCAAAATGTTTAGTATTGTTGTTCCTCATGAAAACATGCATGAGTGGAAAGGGGGGTTTGGAAGGGACATGGATTAACTTCTTGATTGGTTTCTCCCTTAAAAATTTGATGGATCTGGTTGAATGATGCTGCAACCTTTTTCAAGTAGCTAATATTAATTGGAGTGAGCAAAAGCTTCATGATGTTATAAATTCTTAGTGCTCAAATTGACCTGTTTTATATGTTGTTGATTCCTGTTGCTTATCTACAGGATAGTTCATTAGCCAACCTTGTGTCTTAACTTTTTAACTATAGAAATTTTTAGATGATTTATCTGACAAGTATAATTCATCTGttcttgttttactttttttttccctgGTCATTGCATGTTTTTTTCAAGTATATCatacaaaaatatcaatttaggaTATCTGTCAATAATCCTCGTTCAAAATTTAGGATATTTGATCGAGGATTATTATTCGCAGAAAGTAGAAATTTTTTGGTAAGATTTagtctttttctaaaaattaaaatatctatgTTGAtgctaatatatataaaagaaatcttttaaaaaatatataagaaaaaaatattttattgtggCGAGTTTCTATTTAATCTCTTCGTCATAATTACAGCAAATTTATCGGATGTAAAAGAACGaatctatttttctatttataatttataaaagttaATATCAATTCTCTATACAATAAATTTTGGACTATGTTACatgtataccaaaatcaaccattaaaatcaatcaccagtataaaatatatattggaatacaaatacatattgaaaataaattaaaccacacatgtatttaCACATAAATACATtggtgactaattttaataactaattttagtgtacaaataacatttttgataaattttagccatcttatttatttttaataatgctAAATCAGTATTTCTAGACATAAGACATCTTATAAAAATTAGCCAATAATCtttaagaaaaagaattaaaaattaaaaaaatcttacccattattattattcaaataaaatataaattattaattaaatacaataaatatacatattaaaaatgttataattgtttcatttgaattataattcatTAGCATATTGTATAAGACTCTTATTATCATACTATTTAATCTGTTTATAAAACATAgactcttattattattattgtatttcttaatctcttatatcaattattgaaaactcttccAAACAAGTTTAGATTAGGcacaatatcttttttattaggtacatttaaatatatcatgattataatattaatttataattttaaattatatttttagtattttcattttaattcattttttctaatatttttctttaattatttacaaacaaaCTCTAGTAtagaaaatttgtttttttctaaaaataaataaatttaaatttttgaaatactaAACTATAATCCaatttgtattatattttagttgaataattatatataaattattaaataaatattttgtaaaatatttttaataaaaaatactttaaatttaatataaatttacataatatttaattaacctTTACACATTGTTTGGATCTgtgaaaaatgaaagaaaagaaaatctttaaacagaaaatgaatgaaaaactTTGTTTTACGTGGTTTAGATGGAAgagaaaaaagatgaaaaagaaaaaaattgcttgggccatttaattttttttcacccATGACTTGCAAAGAAAACTggagaagaaaggagaatcaataacaaaaTGATTTATAGAACTTTTGagttgtttattatttttgttatcattttattatatagtttttgacaaaaaaataagttatagcATTTAAAAATCATTGAACAagaaagacaataaaaaaatatttataaaaataatatattaaaatcttGAACGTTAAGTTGaataactctttttttttttgaaaaaataacttaaatacaTTAGTaatgtataatttatatataatataaaaagggTATTAACATAAATTTACTTTACTTtcgttttctctctttttaattttctttccatccaaacaaatgaaaattttttctctattttcttttcatttattttttctttatccaaacaacatataaaaaaaatctacttttccttttattttctttcctcttatcttctttgttcttatttttttttcttcaattttccaTCCTACATCCAAACACACTCTTaaacaatattaaaatatattatatagtataataaatttatctctCTCCATATTTGCACGGATCTGActctaattaataactaaaaataaacatCACGGTGAAAGCTATACAAGATACcaaaaaggttgcatcttttcttTAACTAACACGAATGGCTTGAACACACTGCACTCTAGAATTTATCTTACAcactaattaaataattgtgACCGCGGTAAAACCATAATACAAAGCTGAGCATGCGCCATGAACAAAACACGAAATGCCACCAATATACAAGAAGTGATGATCTGAGAATCCACAAGAACGTTTTTTATGGTGGTTTGATTTTGTCCCGAAATGCAGCAAGATCATTCCAATAGCAAATGTAATCCTGACCAACAAAAATATGGTTTCAGTAAATAATTgtatactcattttattatgcTGGGCCAACACGTCAAAGGTGTCAGTTccacaaaatacaaaatctcAAATCTACTACGGATTAGTCAAGTTAGTCAAACAAAAAGTGAAGAATAGAAATAAGGCAATTCTGAATGAATTGGTATGAAGGTAGAGAGACATTACCATGCTAAAAGCAGGAGaaccatggagatttgcttgaTAAAATAAGCCATGACAAGGCCTTGTCGAGAACAAAAGCAACTGAAGACAGCCAATAAACAGACTATAGCATGGGCTATCCCCAAAACTATCAATGCAGCGAACCCCATTTGAAAGGCTTTCTGACTTTGTTGTTTACACTCCACTAAATACAGGTTTACATGGTGACCCTGTTTGTCAAACACAAGTACACAACAATTATACTATTGATCAAGTGTTCgccaaaattaataatatttgctGACTATGTAGCATTGTTCCTATAATAATATTGCAACATGCAAACTTATTTTATGTCGCAAGACCGTCACCAACCACAACCTTAAAATAtctattgtgtatatatatagctTGAAGCATACCTTTTTTTGTGCAATTTCAGCCTGCAAGCCAAGAATCCCAGCTACAACATCCATGATTATAATCAGGAGAGAAAGGAAAATTCCTGCTATTCTAGCGTAGGGGCCATTGTTGTGGAAGAATTTAGCTATCTGTTTCTGGTTTGCTTGTTGACAAGTGCTAATTGAAAAATAGTATAGTGGAGTGAAAAGATACGTACGGAGCAACAATATTTATATACATGAAGAGTAGGAAGAAGTTGGAGCAGGTGGGAAAAGTCTCTTTTGTCCAAACTGTACAATCTAAACTTTAATATGCTTTGCGTCACTATAGGTATAAATCTTGTATCTACATCTACATTTATGTAACGCCGTATATTATCCTAAATAATTTGGAATGATTGTGTTCtaaattttgttatattttgcttatccttttcttttttatttttttgggtcTTCATGCTTATCCTTTATAgtattaattttatgttttatggctTGATATCTTATTTCTTGCTATAAGCACAATTGTAAAATCCAAATCTCCCGTGCAAAGATCATTATCTACGTACcccaaaaaggaaaaacaaagaagggGGGTGTTTTTGATAAATCACTATATATCCATCGtgattaaccaaaaaaaaagaaaaattagccAGCATAGTGAGAGATATAATGAAAATAAGTCAAAATGGGAAAAAATCTATTAAACAATGTAAAATGATAAAGTaataagttaattattattattattaattttttattttagcattAAATCAGTCAATTAAATCAGtcaattaaacaataattatgaaaattgtatacatatataaaaaaaagaccaATTTTTTAGTGGCACAAGATTTTGGCAGCTAACCACTAAAACAATTCCTACAGATAGCGGCAAGAATTTTGCGGTGGTTTTATAATGAATAATATCGGTAGATATCATGGCGGTTGAAAGTGGAATTGCAATTAACTTTACATTTAGTGGCAGTTTTGGTAAACCGCTGCAATATATTACTTATgttgaattattatttaattgtttGTAGTGGTTTTCTTCCAACCACCACAAAATGCGTTTAAATACATATTtcaatgtttttaaaaaaaaaacattcgcATATAATCTACTTAAGTACtcactactttttttttaaaccacATATGTTTAAATCATTATTACTTAAATAGTAACAGTATTTCTAGATTCGTTTTACCTACAgaagttaataaattaaataagttacTTATGTTAACTCATGTAAACAAATTTATCCATAAGTTTTTCTCGTTTACTATATTATCATTTAAATTTGcgttcaaatataaataaaaaaaataaagtcaacatctgaatttataaaattaaataaagttcaATTGagcataaattaaatttaggcTTCTTCGAAGTTATGCCTTactaaatctaaattaaaaaaattctaaaagtaGACAAATATGTAAAACTGTAACCCAAACCATTAAATTAAAGGAATCAACATAACTCTtagcataaaaagtcaaaatTTCTCTTCAACAATGTATTGACCTGACGAAAAATACTCTGTCAAGAATCTATAGCCTTCATGTCTTACAGAATCTGATATGTCATCTCCATACCATAGCTTTTTGTTACATATATATCatcttgcctttgttgttcttcTAAAATTTCATTGTCttcttctaaaattttattgagaTCAAATTACATGGAGATGTCAATTTCAACAGagaaaatattaactaaattatCTTTTGAATCAGACTCTTCCTTATCTTGACAgtcataaattattttactaGAATATTCAATTAATATTGAAAATATCAACATGCATATACAAAATAAGTATActcagaaaaaattaaaaacttccaagtcattagataataattaaaaaaaaaggatgaTAATAAGttaagacaattttaaaattaaacacaaataaacaataattaTTGGTGCAGTGACTTCTATATCAAATCTCAATACTCACCTTCTGCCCccatattactttaattttagctCCTAAacattttacttttactatcttaattaaatttttacaatttatacgcctttatatatatatatatatatatatatatatagtgattgagtcaatcatttttattaatatgataatatataatattaaatatttatgtgaAATCTGTTACACtgggttaaattttttttcacataaaTTTATGAAAACTGCTATATACATAGATGCAGAGCAAACAAATTACTAATCATTAAGTTTATATGAACCTCATATGTTCATGTCTCTTATATCAAACCAAAAACATTAGTAAGGTGACATTTTTCTCTTGGGTCAACAAAGCATTAAGGTGTTCTAGTTTATCATGTAGTGTGTCTTAGGTAACATGTTTCATGAGGTATTAAATTTTTCAATacccattttttttcttaacaatGCGACCATAGTTTTTATTAGATATTTGTTTTagagtgttttttttatttaaattagagttttgctAATATTTGACaagtaataattttattagatatttgtttgagttttttttatgtaaattagAGTTTTGCTAATATTTgactaataatattattttttctcaaggtttataaaaataactagaaaattACGGTACAATATTATACGTGAACCCTCGAATGATGACAAGACTAATACTAAAACTAAGGGTACTATGGTGAGTGATTGACATTAACACTTTTTTAGAAAAACTTGCATTGAAATTAGAAAGTCTTTAATTATATCATTGAtctttttgtaactttttcgtggaaaattatgagtttgtgattataattctaaattaattctttttattaaattttattttaaatgatttCATCTTGCCTTAAGGTTGGAATAATGCCTAGAGAGGCTCAAATATCACGTGAGGAACCATGTGATAGAGTTCCTCTATTTTCGTCCTCAGCTAATAGTGTTCCAGCATCCCATCTTAAGGAACCATTTCGTGCACTGCGCAATGATAAACGGCTTGCGCCGTCAAGTACAAGTGATACCCTCAAACTTCCACAGAACACACGAAACTCGGCATCGCGATGAAGTGGCCGATATTACCTTCAGAGGATGAAGATTACGACGTAGAGGCGGATGAAGTTGAGTCGTTTGATGACCACATTGACAACATATTTGCTACCCAAAAAGTCGAAAAAACAACGAGAACAAATGCAAAGATACATATTATTGAAAAGTTATTGTCATTGATAAACTTTGTTTCTCCTATTTTTgttcatgtttttttttaaagtccTTTACTTCTATGTCTCTTTTGTGAAACGATTATCgtgattttatatatatatatatataacaaagtTGCAACTAATTGGATAGGCAGTtggattattaatttttagggAGTTTGGGTGTTGACTATTTCCAATTTTTCATATGTGAAGAGAGTTGGAAGACAGCAAACAAAGCTAACAAGGAACATGCATACAACATGGTTAATGTAGATGTTTTAGTTTCGACATATTAAGGCAATTCAGTTATCAATTTTGAGAGGTAAAAACTTTTCGGTGAGTAAATTATATTACTGGTTAAATTATCCATATTTTGTATTTCACATATTTAAATCAGCATTTGTATCTCATATGTCATTGCGACTAAATGGCATCTAGattcttgttttttttatacCGGTTCATTTTAAACTAGCCTTTTTTGATTATTGATATTCTTCACATTACCATAGTTTTATGCTTgttgtttggttttggttactGACAATGGCAAATAATTACAGCGGGTCTTTCACTATGAGGATGATGCCTGAGGAAAAATAAAGTGAAAAATTATACAAAGGATAGAAAAGAACTGGAAGGATACAAGACATAACTTGTATCATAAGTTTTACAAAGAAATAAAGactctttaaaaaaatgttaagcaTCACCCATCAGGAATAGAAAAAAATCACTAAAA is a window from the Arachis duranensis cultivar V14167 unplaced genomic scaffold, aradu.V14167.gnm2.J7QH unplaced_Scaffold_232525, whole genome shotgun sequence genome containing:
- the LOC127744116 gene encoding formin-like protein 3, producing the protein MKFTRPVYAVFFVFLLCALAKIGFEGKLWKPQEFYADHGVVIKEEQEWIHCRKELIERNNDIKDYDLEIKTNLLDCITRTHPPTHDSEEKEHDHVSVSQFYSEDNRGRYLLDKLPQSERKLPRPVPVPSPKKLRVKKKFANSLPPQGITLSAISPSPNSPPIDFYVLFPPPPDSPPPPPPPQVDEEDNSKRKIPIIIGSVVSGIIIIVGMLLCYREIRKSRKVYKDDRPLTVLGSSDVSGSKKSIALGNSNTNENGIIYAKNPSIVGNVITSPEDNNASLGEASSSESKEQVPLGAAPEGLAPEPAGPPPPPPPPPAAAPRPPPAPKAPVRPPPAPPVKILSRARLSNVEEDSADAPKAKLKPFFWDKVAASPDQAMVWHEIRAGSFQFNEQKIESLFGCNNPNRKESPSQEPSLQLIQIIDPKKAQNLSILLRALNVTTEEVVDALREGSEIPVELIQTLIKMAPTTDEELKLRLFDGNIAQLGPAERFLKVLVDIPLAFRRLESLQLMLTLPEEVSSIKECFSTLEVSCDKLRKSRLFLKLLEAVLKTGNRLNDGTYRGGAQAFKLDTLLKLSDVKGTDGKTTLLHFVVQEIIRSEGVRALRTERARQSNSSVGTEDSVDDSIGQESEEHYRRLGLKVVSGLSSELEDVKRAAIIDGDALTAAVWKLDRLLSKSEELLNNDLKSIDEDSNFKRSLENFVDKSKAQVSWLSEEEKRIMAEVKATADYFHGQAGKDEGLRLFVIVRDFLVMLDTVCKEVQLTTQKPMKISHKKEASNLSSPPVSPNTQQQSPSDLHRRLFPAIAARRIHCSSSDEDEDEKEDDN
- the LOC127744117 gene encoding protein VASCULATURE COMPLEXITY AND CONNECTIVITY-like, with amino-acid sequence MDVVAGILGLQAEIAQKKGHHVNLYLVECKQQSQKAFQMGFAALIVLGIAHAIVCLLAVFSCFCSRQGLVMAYFIKQISMVLLLLAWITFAIGMILLHFGTKSNHHKKRSCGFSDHHFLYIGGISCFVHGACSALYYGFTAVTII